Proteins encoded by one window of Methanobacterium sp. CWC-01:
- a CDS encoding glycosyltransferase family 2 protein, whose product MGPNVGIIILNWNGWEDTLECLESLYKINYENYHVVLVDNGSDDDSIEKINEYCSNKTQHRLAGWTADIKLFELEEKDFNHISINKKEKNINKELILLKNAKNYGYAKGNNIGIRFTFMALNPEYILLLNNDTTVDRNFLKELMEAAKNQERVGIYAPKILRDDNHKIIDSTGHIINWGRIIDRGYKKVDKNQYDHQREIIGAKGAAALYKSEMLQSVGLFKEDYIISYEDAELSWRAHKKSWKAIYVPKSVVYHKGERSIKKDNDKMLYFKKLSLNNMAFTVKEYGTINQKIQFTLILIREMILSHIPILRNITNSEKLNYIHTIKHLYKN is encoded by the coding sequence ATGGGCCCTAATGTTGGAATTATTATCCTAAACTGGAATGGATGGGAAGATACTTTAGAATGTTTAGAATCTCTATATAAAATCAATTATGAAAATTATCATGTTGTTCTAGTTGATAATGGTTCTGATGATGATTCTATCGAAAAAATAAACGAATATTGTTCCAATAAAACTCAACATAGATTAGCGGGCTGGACCGCTGATATTAAATTGTTTGAATTAGAAGAGAAAGATTTTAATCATATTTCAATTAATAAAAAAGAAAAAAATATCAATAAAGAACTAATTCTTTTAAAAAATGCTAAAAATTATGGATATGCTAAAGGAAATAATATTGGGATTAGATTTACTTTTATGGCATTAAATCCTGAATATATCTTACTTTTGAATAATGATACAACTGTAGATAGAAACTTTTTAAAAGAATTAATGGAAGCAGCAAAAAACCAAGAACGAGTGGGAATTTACGCTCCAAAAATATTGAGGGATGATAATCACAAAATTATCGATTCTACAGGTCATATTATTAATTGGGGAAGAATAATTGACAGAGGTTATAAAAAAGTTGATAAAAATCAATATGATCATCAAAGAGAAATAATCGGTGCTAAAGGGGCTGCTGCTCTTTACAAAAGTGAAATGCTTCAATCTGTTGGTTTATTTAAAGAAGACTATATCATTTCCTATGAAGATGCGGAATTATCCTGGAGAGCACATAAGAAATCTTGGAAAGCCATCTACGTGCCAAAATCTGTGGTATACCACAAAGGTGAACGGAGTATAAAGAAAGATAACGATAAGATGCTTTATTTCAAAAAACTGAGTTTAAATAATATGGCATTTACTGTAAAGGAATATGGAACTATTAATCAAAAGATACAGTTCACTTTAATACTCATAAGAGAAATGATACTGAGTCACATTCCTATATTGAGGAATATTACTAATTCGGAAAAATTAAATTATATCCATACCATTAAACATCTTTACAAAAACTGA
- a CDS encoding glycosyltransferase family 2 protein produces MISLVCVYNNKDILETYLLKSLITQSQEYELILIDNHSEKFNSAAEALNYGGKKATGQYLMFAHQDFQLDSDIWLEEAEEILKNLDHLGVAGVAGRYGRDFISNIKTGFPPKFAGKIQIKEPQKVQTLDECLFIIPKKIFKDKKFDEITCGNWHLYATDYCLTVKNLGYDVFVIPMGGYHASPGYSFTPDGYYSTLKKLIKKHKAHYKWIYTTTGIWNTVLPLDLQILYQKTYYWLDIDRLK; encoded by the coding sequence ATGATTTCATTAGTCTGCGTTTATAATAATAAAGATATTCTTGAAACATATCTATTGAAGAGTTTAATTACGCAAAGTCAGGAATATGAATTGATTTTAATAGACAACCATTCTGAAAAATTCAATTCTGCTGCAGAAGCTCTGAACTATGGTGGGAAGAAAGCCACTGGACAGTATTTAATGTTTGCACATCAGGACTTTCAGCTGGATTCAGATATATGGTTAGAAGAAGCTGAAGAAATTCTTAAAAATCTTGATCATTTAGGTGTTGCAGGGGTCGCCGGAAGGTATGGTAGAGATTTTATATCTAATATTAAAACTGGATTTCCACCTAAATTTGCTGGAAAAATACAAATTAAAGAACCCCAGAAGGTTCAGACATTGGATGAATGTCTTTTCATTATCCCCAAAAAAATATTTAAAGATAAAAAATTCGATGAAATAACATGCGGTAACTGGCATTTATATGCGACTGATTACTGTTTAACTGTTAAAAATTTAGGTTATGATGTTTTTGTAATCCCTATGGGTGGTTATCATGCTTCTCCAGGGTATTCCTTTACTCCAGACGGATACTATTCGACTTTAAAAAAACTCATAAAAAAACATAAAGCTCATTACAAGTGGATATACACTACTACAGGGATTTGGAATACAGTTTTACCTTTAGATTTACAGATACTATATCAAAAAACTTACTATTGGCTTGATATTGATAGATTAAAATAA